In a single window of the Leptospira sanjuanensis genome:
- the dnaA gene encoding chromosomal replication initiator protein DnaA, producing the protein LFLEEALNLVWNKILEEVSKKISPQYYERFIDTLKLETLNSEKCTIIAPSATIKTHVERKYQNIIENAILEACGDKIPVEILIETKAASPLQTILEKSFDQKDFQFNPDYTFETFIVGDCNRLAFTAAKECVRKPAEINPLYLFGSVGVGKTHLLHAIGSELVKKDPWKTVCYVDISSFMNEFRFALQSRELIESFKMKYQSYNCLLVDDIQLLSTNAEKTQDEFFALFNFLFERKRQIVIASDRPSSELAIHERLKSRFVTGVQADIQYPDREIRKGIVSHHSKIMDLGLSEDILDFLADQIEEDTRLLLGALNDIYLYKKSYSLLFLNLDKVKEIVKNRLYRKKNVEFSHDRIIESVAKEFNLNAAEIMGKSRKKELIVPRHICFYLLHSIFKVNKSQVGRLFQTQHTTVIHGVRKAEELLSNNKEMRFLVERISSKYKLQ; encoded by the coding sequence TTATTTTTGGAGGAAGCGTTGAACCTTGTTTGGAACAAAATTTTGGAGGAAGTATCTAAAAAAATCTCTCCTCAATACTATGAACGCTTCATCGATACTCTTAAATTAGAGACGCTTAACTCAGAAAAATGTACGATCATCGCTCCTTCTGCGACGATCAAAACACACGTCGAAAGAAAATATCAAAACATCATTGAAAACGCGATCTTGGAAGCTTGCGGTGATAAGATTCCCGTAGAGATTCTAATCGAAACAAAGGCCGCTTCTCCGCTTCAAACGATTCTGGAAAAATCTTTCGATCAAAAAGACTTTCAATTCAATCCGGATTATACTTTCGAAACGTTTATCGTAGGCGATTGTAATCGCCTCGCTTTCACAGCGGCTAAAGAATGTGTGCGCAAACCCGCCGAAATCAATCCTTTGTATTTGTTCGGAAGCGTCGGAGTCGGTAAGACTCATTTACTTCACGCGATCGGTTCGGAACTTGTAAAGAAGGATCCTTGGAAAACGGTTTGTTACGTTGACATCTCATCCTTTATGAACGAGTTCCGATTTGCACTTCAATCGAGGGAACTCATTGAAAGTTTTAAGATGAAATACCAGTCTTACAACTGTCTTCTCGTAGATGATATTCAACTTCTTTCCACAAATGCGGAGAAAACGCAGGATGAATTCTTCGCTTTGTTCAACTTTCTTTTTGAAAGAAAGAGACAAATCGTGATCGCATCCGATCGCCCGAGTTCCGAGCTTGCAATCCATGAAAGATTAAAATCCAGATTTGTAACCGGGGTTCAAGCTGACATTCAATATCCGGATCGTGAGATTCGAAAAGGAATCGTAAGTCATCATTCTAAGATTATGGATCTCGGTTTGAGCGAGGATATTCTCGATTTTTTAGCGGATCAAATCGAAGAAGATACGAGACTTCTTCTCGGTGCTCTCAACGATATTTATCTTTATAAAAAATCCTATTCTCTTCTTTTCCTTAACTTGGATAAGGTTAAGGAAATCGTAAAAAACCGTTTGTATCGGAAGAAGAACGTGGAGTTTTCCCACGATCGAATCATTGAATCTGTCGCAAAAGAATTCAATTTGAACGCCGCCGAAATTATGGGTAAAAGCAGAAAGAAGGAACTTATCGTTCCGCGCCATATCTGCTTTTACTTGTTGCACAGTATCTTTAAGGTGAATAAATCGCAGGTCGGAAGATTGTTCCAAACACAACATACGACCGTGATTCACGGTGTCCGCAAAGCCGAGGAACTTCTTTCCAACAATAAGGAAATGCGGTTTTTAGTGGAGCGCATCAGCTCCAAATATAAACTTCAGTAA
- the dnaN gene encoding DNA polymerase III subunit beta yields the protein MKIKVNTSEFLKAIHAVEGVISAREIKSVLSNLKIEAEGKEVFLSATDLEISIKTSVPAEVMQAGSISLPAKQLSSFFKTIHFEETTLSLEESDGDSSIAYITDASGKNDYKSKISGMDAEEIKTISKVNPSQVSSFPSNLINDMIRKTSYAIAHEDQRFIFNGLYMIPDGNKLIFVGTDGRRLCKIERNLPSPLQFKDSIIVPAKAIREISKMIATSETGNIGLIDSQIYASANNIELLCKLIEGNFPNYEQVIPKSTKFSTSINKEEFQVSLRQVLTAAEEPSRQVRLTFSKNNLNLFAQTLGASEASINKPIEYSGDEVTIAFKGEYLMDIFRSIDDNEVKIEFSDSSSPVIFKDPSDPEFISVIMPMKL from the coding sequence TTGAAAATCAAAGTCAATACATCGGAATTCTTAAAAGCGATTCACGCAGTGGAAGGTGTAATCTCCGCGAGAGAAATAAAATCTGTATTATCAAATCTTAAAATAGAAGCCGAAGGTAAGGAAGTATTCCTTTCCGCGACCGATCTTGAAATTTCGATTAAAACATCCGTGCCTGCCGAAGTGATGCAAGCAGGAAGTATTTCGTTACCTGCTAAACAACTTTCAAGTTTTTTCAAAACGATTCACTTCGAGGAAACCACTCTATCTTTGGAAGAATCCGACGGTGACTCTTCGATTGCTTATATCACGGACGCATCCGGTAAAAACGACTATAAATCAAAAATCAGCGGAATGGATGCGGAAGAAATCAAAACGATTTCGAAAGTGAATCCTTCTCAAGTGTCTTCCTTTCCGAGTAATTTGATAAACGACATGATCCGCAAAACATCTTATGCGATCGCGCACGAGGATCAAAGATTTATCTTTAACGGTCTTTATATGATTCCCGACGGAAATAAATTGATCTTCGTTGGAACGGACGGAAGAAGACTTTGCAAAATCGAAAGAAATCTTCCCTCTCCTTTGCAGTTCAAGGATTCCATCATCGTTCCTGCAAAAGCGATCCGTGAAATTTCCAAAATGATAGCGACCTCCGAAACCGGCAACATCGGTTTGATCGACAGTCAAATTTACGCTTCCGCAAATAACATAGAATTGTTATGTAAGCTGATCGAAGGAAACTTTCCGAATTACGAACAAGTTATTCCAAAAAGTACGAAATTCTCCACAAGCATCAATAAGGAAGAATTTCAAGTTTCTCTGAGACAAGTTTTAACCGCCGCGGAAGAACCTTCTCGTCAAGTAAGGTTGACATTCAGTAAAAACAATTTGAACTTGTTCGCTCAAACACTCGGCGCTTCGGAAGCGAGCATCAATAAACCGATCGAATATTCCGGCGACGAAGTTACGATCGCATTCAAAGGAGAATACCTCATGGATATTTTCCGTTCCATCGACGACAACGAGGTGAAAATCGAATTCTCCGATTCAAGTTCTCCCGTGATTTTCAAAGATCCTTCCGATCCGGAATTTATTTCGGTGATTATGCCGATGAAGTTGTAA
- the recF gene encoding DNA replication/repair protein RecF (All proteins in this family for which functions are known are DNA-binding proteins that assist the filamentation of RecA onto DNA for the initiation of recombination or recombinational repair.), translating to MFLKHLTLQNFRSHEELSLDFDSRLIFFVGDNGEGKTNLLEAICMLSWLKSFRESEDSNLIRWGSENYFLRGKIKENQKESVLEIGFTVKPSVKRKLKFNQEEVKKRTDLIGKFITVLLTPMDLKIIEGGPAERRKFIDAFISSFDPYYLDSLLEYNKILKHRNALLKTGTSDASHLSIWDRKLIEKGVLILNKRKEIVGELNSYYQTNLDKLSGGRDGLELTYKPNVRDEAEFSEKIGRNLGRDLRLGYTSVGIHRDDLFIGTADRDITEFGSQGQKRSTVIALKAATFNYYKNVLNTTPVLLIDDVIRELDVKRREYFVDLVINAGQAFFTTTDLEGIQDYVGKLEDQKQIFMIRQGTVQPIE from the coding sequence ATGTTTTTAAAACATCTCACGCTTCAAAATTTTAGAAGTCACGAAGAACTGAGCCTGGATTTCGATTCCAGGCTTATTTTTTTTGTGGGCGATAACGGAGAAGGAAAAACGAATCTTCTCGAAGCCATTTGTATGTTGTCGTGGCTGAAAAGTTTTCGCGAGTCCGAAGATTCCAATCTGATTCGATGGGGTTCTGAGAATTATTTTCTTAGAGGAAAAATCAAGGAAAATCAAAAGGAATCCGTTTTAGAAATCGGATTTACAGTAAAACCGAGCGTTAAACGGAAATTAAAATTCAATCAGGAAGAAGTCAAAAAAAGAACCGATCTGATCGGTAAATTTATCACCGTTTTGTTGACTCCGATGGATTTGAAAATCATAGAAGGCGGTCCGGCGGAAAGAAGAAAATTCATCGACGCTTTTATATCCTCATTCGATCCGTATTATCTCGATTCCCTCCTTGAATATAATAAAATCTTAAAACACAGAAACGCTCTTTTGAAAACGGGAACTTCCGACGCTTCTCATTTGTCCATCTGGGATAGAAAGCTGATCGAAAAAGGCGTTCTGATTTTGAATAAACGGAAAGAGATCGTTGGCGAATTGAATTCGTATTATCAGACGAATCTGGATAAACTGAGCGGCGGACGGGACGGTTTGGAACTTACATACAAACCGAACGTGCGAGACGAAGCCGAGTTCTCCGAAAAAATCGGACGCAATCTCGGAAGAGATCTTCGTTTGGGTTATACCTCGGTAGGAATTCATCGAGACGATCTTTTTATAGGCACGGCGGATCGCGACATCACCGAGTTCGGTTCACAAGGTCAGAAAAGAAGTACGGTAATTGCTTTAAAAGCGGCCACGTTCAATTATTATAAAAACGTTCTAAATACGACTCCGGTTTTACTCATCGACGACGTAATTCGGGAACTCGACGTAAAACGTAGGGAATATTTCGTGGATCTTGTAATCAATGCGGGCCAAGCTTTTTTTACGACCACGGATTTGGAAGGAATTCAAGATTATGTCGGTAAACTTGAAGATCAAAAGCAGATCTTTATGATCCGTCAAGGAACGGTTCAACCCATCGAATGA
- a CDS encoding DciA family protein, producing the protein MKDDLISSKKIETSEFRSILNQMGITEENLQEKISLHTLRNRWKEIVGPVFAAHSEVNSIQFGKLRILVSHNAYKQELLFLQNRILRESARFLGKGTVRSIEISIGKLSASYPSSSVETKEKKGLEGKEDLIAILEKETDPEVKKRYLEILQYL; encoded by the coding sequence ATGAAAGACGACCTCATTTCATCCAAAAAAATCGAAACGTCGGAATTCCGTTCCATCTTAAATCAGATGGGAATCACGGAGGAGAATCTTCAGGAAAAGATTTCCCTTCACACGCTTCGTAATCGTTGGAAAGAAATCGTAGGTCCGGTCTTTGCCGCTCACTCCGAAGTCAATTCGATCCAATTCGGTAAGTTGAGAATTCTCGTTTCCCATAACGCTTATAAACAAGAATTACTTTTTTTGCAGAATCGTATTCTAAGAGAGTCGGCGCGATTCCTCGGTAAAGGAACGGTTCGTTCGATCGAAATTTCCATTGGTAAACTGAGCGCTTCTTATCCTTCTTCTTCCGTAGAAACCAAGGAAAAAAAAGGCTTGGAAGGCAAAGAAGATTTAATCGCCATTCTTGAAAAAGAAACCGATCCGGAAGTTAAAAAACGCTACTTAGAGATTCTTCAATATCTTTGA
- the gyrB gene encoding DNA topoisomerase (ATP-hydrolyzing) subunit B has product MSQEEASYSAGQIKILEGLEAVRKRPGMYIGTQDETGLHKMVYEVVDNSVDEAMAGHCTEIRISILPDNIIEVKDNGRGIPVDIHPDKKISTIEVVMTILHAGGKFENDAYKVSGGLHGVGVSVVNALSEYLEVEVHQKGKFYTQKYEKGVPVSPVEAKGESSERGTIVRFKPDSSIFTTVDFQFDVLSARFRELAFLNKGLVLIVEDRRRGSEGENLLRNEFQFSGGIVSFVEHINENKHPMHKVIHFERNKDDVLAEISIQYSETYTENIFCFTNNINNNLGGTHLEGFRAALTRTLNDFLKKDTVLSKKHPTGLSGEDVKEGLTAVISIKIPQPQFNSQTKEKLVNAEIKGIMQTLSSEGLTLFFEENPNITKKILEKCILSAKAREAARKARDLTRRKTVLEGGGLPGKLADCSEKDPALSEIYLVEGDSAGGSAKQGRDRNTQAILPLKGKILNVEKARLDKILSSEEIRVLVSALGTGIGEDEFNIDKIRYHKIMIMTDADIDGSHIRTLLLTFFFRYMRPVIEKGYLYVAQPPLYLIKHGKNSTYVYSDKEKEELLKTVGTEKVVIQRYKGLGEMNPEQLWETTMDPSNRVVLKVKLDDFVEAEETFNILMGDEVQPRKQFIEVNAAKVANLDL; this is encoded by the coding sequence ATGAGCCAAGAAGAAGCAAGCTACAGCGCCGGTCAGATCAAAATTTTAGAAGGTCTAGAAGCTGTTAGAAAGCGTCCGGGGATGTATATCGGAACCCAGGATGAAACCGGACTTCACAAAATGGTCTACGAGGTAGTCGATAACTCCGTCGACGAAGCGATGGCCGGACATTGTACCGAAATTAGAATCAGCATCTTACCGGATAACATCATCGAGGTTAAGGATAACGGCCGGGGAATTCCCGTCGATATTCACCCCGATAAAAAAATATCTACGATCGAAGTCGTTATGACCATCCTTCACGCGGGCGGTAAGTTTGAAAACGACGCTTATAAAGTTTCCGGAGGTTTGCACGGGGTAGGGGTTTCCGTCGTAAACGCACTTTCCGAATATCTGGAAGTCGAAGTTCATCAGAAAGGAAAATTTTATACCCAGAAATACGAGAAAGGAGTTCCCGTTTCTCCCGTAGAAGCAAAAGGAGAATCTTCGGAAAGAGGAACGATCGTCCGCTTTAAGCCGGATTCTTCCATTTTTACCACGGTCGATTTTCAATTCGACGTTCTTTCCGCGCGGTTCAGAGAATTAGCATTTTTGAATAAAGGATTGGTTTTGATCGTGGAAGACCGCAGACGCGGTTCCGAAGGGGAGAATTTATTACGGAACGAATTTCAGTTTTCCGGCGGGATCGTTTCTTTCGTGGAACATATCAACGAAAACAAACATCCGATGCACAAGGTCATTCACTTTGAACGAAATAAAGACGATGTTTTGGCCGAAATCTCGATTCAATATTCCGAAACTTATACCGAAAACATATTCTGTTTTACCAATAACATCAACAATAACCTGGGTGGAACCCACCTAGAAGGATTTCGCGCAGCGCTCACGAGAACGTTAAACGACTTCTTAAAAAAAGATACGGTTCTTTCCAAAAAGCACCCGACCGGTCTTTCGGGCGAGGACGTAAAGGAAGGTTTAACCGCGGTTATCTCGATTAAGATTCCTCAGCCTCAGTTCAATTCTCAGACGAAAGAGAAGCTGGTAAACGCGGAGATCAAAGGGATTATGCAAACCTTGAGTTCGGAAGGTTTGACTTTGTTCTTTGAGGAAAATCCGAACATCACAAAAAAGATATTAGAAAAATGTATTCTTTCCGCAAAGGCAAGAGAAGCCGCTCGTAAAGCGCGGGACTTGACCCGAAGAAAAACGGTTCTCGAAGGAGGAGGGCTTCCCGGTAAACTTGCGGATTGTTCCGAAAAAGATCCCGCTCTTTCGGAGATTTATCTGGTCGAGGGTGATTCCGCAGGCGGTTCCGCTAAACAAGGAAGAGATCGAAACACACAGGCGATTCTTCCTCTCAAAGGAAAAATTCTCAACGTAGAAAAAGCGAGATTGGACAAGATTCTTTCCAGTGAAGAAATTCGAGTCTTGGTTTCCGCTTTGGGAACGGGAATCGGCGAGGACGAATTCAACATCGATAAAATCCGTTATCATAAAATCATGATTATGACCGACGCGGATATCGACGGATCACACATTCGCACGCTTCTACTTACATTCTTTTTCCGTTATATGCGTCCTGTGATCGAAAAGGGGTATCTCTATGTAGCGCAGCCGCCTTTATATCTGATCAAACACGGTAAGAATTCGACTTACGTTTACTCGGATAAAGAAAAAGAGGAATTATTAAAAACGGTCGGAACGGAAAAGGTAGTCATTCAGCGATACAAAGGTCTCGGTGAAATGAATCCGGAACAACTCTGGGAAACTACGATGGATCCTTCCAATCGGGTCGTACTGAAAGTAAAGTTGGATGATTTCGTGGAAGCGGAAGAGACGTTCAACATTCTGATGGGCGACGAAGTTCAACCGAGAAAGCAGTTCATCGAAGTCAATGCGGCTAAAGTCGCAAACTTGGATCTTTGA
- the gyrA gene encoding DNA gyrase subunit A, producing MSQEMENETKVLSYNIAGKPDIADALKNGVRVIPVEIEDQMKEAYLGYAMSVIVGRALPDVRDGLKPVHRRILHAMNERAWRSDRPYVKCAKIVGEVIGNYHPHGDASVYEALVRMVQDFSLRVPLIDGQGNFGSIDGDNPAAYRYTEARLEKVAEELLRDIEKETVSFSPNYDDTKQQPDVLPANFPNLLVNGSSGIAVGMATNIPPHNLKETIDAVIAVIRNPEITIPEILKIIPGPDFPTSGIIIGGEGLISAYTTGKGSIRIRSKVEIEEKKNGREVIVVTEIPYQVNKKVLLEKIGDLVNEKQIEGISEILDLSDRKGIRVEIHIKKDANAQVILNQLYKMTQLQVSYGITMLAILDNKPKIFNIKEILTAYAAHRREVIVRRTQFDLDKAEKRAHILEGLKIALENIEEVIKVIRASKNPPEAKQQLMIRFSLSEVQSDAILEMRLQRLTSLEVQKIIDELEEVRALIVDLKDILAKPSRVNEIVCTELQEVGDKYGNKRKTEISIESIESSSFNAEDLIADEEIVIQITYDQFIKRLPIDTFKRQKRGGKGIQGLSQKRDDVIKIMKAAMTHDSIMFFSNIGKVYVMKAYELPIASKEARGKSLKAIINLREDEYVSSVFTFREEDMEKDLLLVTRRGFIKRIQLKEFSNVKKSGIIAIGLRDGDDLIKVEAIEDKDEVMIFSRKGLALRIEGNSIRAQGRTASGVTGMRLSEDDAIVGLSKFKEGEDIFVVSEEGYGKRLGFEEFAAKGRGGKGMAYLKVTDKNGFSVGTGSVGSEDEIILITQQGMTIRINAFDISKLGRTAVGVRIVDLKDNDKVQDFTVLGES from the coding sequence ATGAGTCAAGAGATGGAAAACGAAACAAAAGTCCTGAGTTATAATATCGCCGGAAAACCAGATATCGCTGATGCGTTGAAAAACGGCGTACGTGTTATTCCCGTAGAAATCGAAGATCAAATGAAAGAAGCATATCTCGGATATGCGATGTCCGTGATCGTCGGCCGTGCGCTCCCAGACGTGAGAGACGGTTTAAAACCGGTTCACAGAAGAATTCTTCACGCAATGAACGAACGCGCATGGAGAAGCGATCGTCCTTACGTTAAGTGCGCTAAGATCGTGGGGGAAGTGATCGGTAACTACCACCCGCACGGGGACGCTTCGGTTTACGAAGCCCTTGTAAGAATGGTGCAGGATTTTTCTTTGCGCGTTCCTTTGATCGACGGACAAGGAAACTTCGGTTCGATCGACGGTGATAACCCGGCGGCTTACCGATATACGGAAGCTCGATTAGAAAAGGTTGCGGAAGAATTATTACGCGACATCGAAAAGGAAACGGTAAGCTTCTCGCCTAACTATGATGATACGAAACAGCAGCCGGATGTTCTTCCCGCAAACTTTCCGAACCTACTCGTAAACGGTTCTTCCGGAATCGCGGTGGGAATGGCGACGAATATTCCTCCGCACAATCTGAAGGAGACGATCGACGCGGTGATCGCGGTGATTCGTAATCCGGAAATTACGATTCCAGAAATTTTGAAAATCATTCCCGGCCCTGACTTCCCGACTTCCGGAATCATCATCGGCGGAGAAGGTTTGATTTCCGCCTATACGACCGGAAAAGGTTCCATTCGAATCCGCTCCAAAGTTGAGATAGAAGAGAAGAAAAACGGAAGAGAAGTGATCGTAGTCACCGAAATTCCGTATCAGGTAAACAAGAAAGTTCTTCTGGAAAAAATCGGTGATCTTGTTAACGAAAAACAGATCGAAGGAATTTCCGAAATTCTGGATCTTTCGGATCGGAAAGGGATTCGAGTCGAAATTCATATTAAAAAAGACGCAAATGCTCAGGTCATTCTCAATCAGCTTTATAAGATGACCCAACTTCAGGTGAGTTACGGAATCACGATGCTCGCGATTCTTGATAACAAACCTAAGATTTTTAATATTAAAGAAATCTTAACTGCTTACGCAGCACACCGACGAGAAGTAATCGTAAGAAGAACTCAATTCGATCTTGATAAAGCGGAAAAACGCGCTCATATTTTGGAAGGATTGAAGATCGCTCTCGAAAATATCGAAGAAGTGATCAAGGTAATTCGCGCTTCCAAAAATCCGCCGGAAGCGAAACAACAATTGATGATCCGATTCAGTCTTTCCGAAGTTCAATCGGACGCGATCTTGGAAATGAGATTGCAAAGACTTACATCTCTCGAAGTTCAAAAGATCATCGACGAATTGGAAGAAGTAAGAGCATTGATCGTGGACTTAAAGGATATTCTCGCGAAACCTTCTCGCGTAAACGAAATCGTTTGCACCGAACTGCAAGAAGTCGGCGATAAATACGGAAACAAAAGAAAAACCGAAATCTCCATTGAAAGTATCGAAAGTTCTTCGTTTAACGCGGAAGACTTGATAGCGGACGAAGAAATCGTAATACAAATCACGTACGATCAGTTCATCAAACGTCTTCCGATCGATACGTTCAAACGGCAAAAACGCGGCGGAAAGGGAATCCAAGGCCTTTCTCAAAAACGAGACGACGTCATTAAAATCATGAAGGCCGCGATGACTCACGATAGCATCATGTTCTTTTCGAATATCGGAAAAGTTTACGTGATGAAAGCTTATGAGTTGCCGATCGCGTCCAAAGAAGCGCGTGGAAAATCGCTCAAAGCGATCATCAATCTGAGAGAAGATGAATACGTTTCTTCCGTGTTTACATTCCGCGAAGAGGATATGGAAAAGGATCTTCTTCTCGTCACAAGACGCGGTTTTATTAAACGAATTCAGCTGAAAGAGTTTTCCAACGTAAAAAAATCCGGCATTATCGCGATCGGACTCAGGGACGGAGATGACTTGATCAAAGTGGAAGCGATCGAAGACAAGGACGAAGTTATGATCTTCTCCAGAAAAGGATTGGCGCTTCGTATCGAAGGGAATAGCATTCGAGCGCAGGGAAGAACCGCAAGCGGCGTTACCGGTATGAGACTCTCGGAAGACGACGCGATCGTAGGGCTTAGCAAGTTCAAAGAAGGAGAGGATATTTTCGTCGTCTCCGAAGAAGGTTACGGAAAACGGCTCGGCTTCGAAGAGTTCGCCGCAAAAGGAAGAGGCGGTAAGGGAATGGCCTATCTCAAAGTTACCGATAAAAACGGATTCTCGGTTGGAACCGGTTCCGTCGGAAGCGAAGACGAAATCATCCTGATTACTCAACAAGGAATGACCATCCGAATCAACGCATTCGATATTTCTAAATTAGGTAGAACCGCTGTCGGCGTACGGATCGTGGACTTGAAGGACAACGATAAGGTGCAAGATTTTACGGTTCTCGGAGAAAGTTAA
- the dusB gene encoding tRNA dihydrouridine synthase DusB yields MIQVGNVSIPGRISLSPMAGISDSPTRKICREFGAAFSYTEFVNTDEIVHRAPKALKMFRFDPEERPVTFQIFGNRLEIIAEAAEIIQELRPDIIDLNMGCSTRKVSLRGAGAGLLRRPVLAGKIIEAMKKRVSVPVTAKIRIGWDSENRNYVEVAKILQESGADALTVHGRTKEMAYTGLADWNAIAEVKTNVKIPVFGNGDIKSFEEANFKIKEYGVDGVLIGRNAIGNPWIFSEIKKEDLSWNEISAVILKHLGWMVEDFGEEFGLVLFRKHLVKYLSGLEFNPSWKSELLELKEWNRFEDVLLSDKRRNAFIGV; encoded by the coding sequence ATGATTCAAGTCGGAAACGTCTCGATCCCGGGGAGAATTTCTCTTTCTCCCATGGCGGGAATTTCCGATTCTCCGACGCGCAAAATCTGTAGAGAATTCGGCGCTGCATTCTCTTATACGGAATTCGTAAATACGGACGAAATCGTTCACCGCGCACCGAAGGCGCTGAAGATGTTTCGTTTTGATCCGGAGGAACGTCCGGTTACGTTTCAAATTTTCGGCAATCGTTTGGAGATCATCGCCGAAGCCGCTGAAATCATCCAAGAATTACGGCCGGACATCATCGATTTGAATATGGGTTGTTCCACTCGTAAAGTTTCTCTGCGAGGAGCAGGCGCGGGACTTCTTCGTAGACCCGTGTTAGCCGGAAAGATCATCGAAGCGATGAAAAAACGCGTGAGCGTTCCGGTCACCGCAAAGATTCGAATCGGCTGGGATTCCGAAAATCGCAATTACGTGGAAGTCGCAAAAATTCTCCAAGAATCGGGAGCGGATGCGCTAACGGTTCACGGCCGTACAAAAGAAATGGCTTATACCGGTTTGGCGGATTGGAATGCGATCGCCGAAGTAAAAACGAACGTAAAGATTCCCGTTTTCGGAAACGGAGACATCAAAAGTTTCGAGGAAGCGAATTTTAAAATCAAAGAATACGGTGTCGACGGAGTTTTGATCGGAAGAAACGCGATCGGGAATCCTTGGATTTTTTCCGAAATCAAAAAAGAAGATTTGTCCTGGAACGAAATCTCCGCCGTGATTTTAAAACACCTCGGTTGGATGGTCGAAGACTTCGGAGAAGAATTCGGTCTTGTTCTATTTCGAAAACATCTCGTGAAATATTTATCCGGTCTTGAATTCAATCCTTCCTGGAAATCCGAATTGCTGGAACTTAAGGAATGGAATCGTTTCGAAGACGTTCTACTTTCCGACAAAAGACGCAACGCATTTATTGGCGTGTAA
- the lenA gene encoding lipoprotein LenA produces MKQIKFFLLLSFALLIMIGCKKEEKKQEAQILGTRFANFDQWIYKVPGSDKKEDQVSLVYGMEEVTGLETVDAEVATKKGTSTVTFIKVKTVENKEGYAPVKNFSENVYFVLNDSDDAFVKPTITANTKGKLKRGMYCLEQEVIGEFSKVTCYDSILTEDKLSNYYDVWIKTVSASLSKDALLGETVKLLKKSSQELSRYNSVSDEEKNKIIQVATESLKKAALKQDEFNADVNTLAAKFGIVLQ; encoded by the coding sequence ATGAAACAAATAAAGTTCTTCTTACTTCTTTCTTTTGCATTGCTGATCATGATCGGATGTAAAAAGGAAGAAAAGAAGCAGGAAGCGCAAATCTTAGGAACCCGATTTGCGAATTTCGATCAGTGGATTTATAAAGTCCCTGGTTCGGATAAAAAGGAAGATCAAGTCAGTCTTGTTTACGGAATGGAAGAAGTAACCGGTTTGGAAACCGTCGATGCTGAAGTCGCAACGAAGAAAGGAACGTCCACCGTAACATTCATCAAAGTCAAAACCGTAGAAAACAAAGAAGGGTATGCGCCCGTTAAGAATTTCTCCGAAAACGTTTATTTCGTTCTGAACGACTCGGATGACGCATTTGTAAAACCGACTATTACGGCAAATACGAAAGGCAAGCTAAAACGAGGAATGTATTGTTTGGAACAGGAAGTCATCGGAGAATTTTCCAAAGTGACTTGTTACGATTCCATTTTGACGGAAGATAAGCTAAGCAATTACTACGACGTTTGGATCAAAACGGTATCCGCTTCTTTAAGCAAGGACGCTCTTTTGGGAGAAACGGTTAAACTTCTGAAAAAATCCAGCCAGGAGCTTTCCAGATATAACTCCGTTTCGGACGAGGAAAAGAATAAGATCATCCAAGTTGCGACTGAATCTTTGAAAAAGGCAGCGTTAAAACAGGATGAATTCAACGCGGATGTGAACACCCTTGCCGCAAAGTTCGGGATCGTTCTTCAGTAA